One Tiliqua scincoides isolate rTilSci1 chromosome 9, rTilSci1.hap2, whole genome shotgun sequence DNA segment encodes these proteins:
- the PARD6A gene encoding partitioning defective 6 homolog alpha isoform X2: MAKHHRTPARSPEPVIEVKSKFDAEFRRFAMKRSSVGGFQEFYQLIQTVHQIPRVDVLLGYTDIHGDLLPINNDDNYHKALSSANPLLRIIIQKREADASVFASNSLQRKKKGLLRPVHQRAKPHLLIGMPQDFRQISSIIDVDILPETHRRVRLHKHGSNKPLGFYIRDGVSVRVAPHGVEKVPGIFISRLVKGGLAESTGLLAVNDEILEVNGIDVAGKSLDQVTDMMVANSHNLIITVKPANQRNNVIRSSKASGSSGVSTDSTPSQQTPSPASQYLSNCSTAEGESDEEGDLVIESDLPTSCPNGGLLDSLQHSLSLYSSQGSLPSLNSHSGSGSPIRGSRAGSLREDGTVITL; this comes from the exons ATGGCCAAGCACCACCGCACGCCGGCGCGCAGCCCGGAGCCCGTCATCGAGGTCAAGAGCAAG TTCGATGCCGAGTTTCGCCGCTTTGCCATGAAGCGCTCCAGTGTGGGTGGCTTCCAGGAATTTTACCAGCTGATCCAGACTGTCCACCAGATCCCCCGCGTAGATGTTTTGCTTGGCTACACGGACATCCATGGTGACTTGCTGCCCATCAACAACGATGACAATTACCACAAGGCACTGTCGTCAGCCAATCCACTACTCCGGATCATCATCCAGAAAAGGG AAGCTGACGCCAGCGTCTTTGCCTCCAACTCCCTGCAGCGGAAGAAAAAGGGGTTGTTGCGCCCAGTGCACCAGCGGGCCAAGCCGCATCTGCTGATCGGGATGCCTCAGGACTTCCGCCAAATCTCCTCCATAATTGATGTGGACATTCTGCCTGAGACCCACCGGCGTGTGAGGCTCCATAAGCATGGGTCTAACAAGCCCCTGGGCTTCTACATCCGGGATGGCGTCAGCGTGCGTGTGGCCCCCCACGGGGTGGAGAAGGTGCCCGGCATCTTCATCTCGCGCCTGGTCAAGGGGGGCCTGGCTGAGAGCACCGGGCTGCTGGCTGTGAACGACGAGATCCTGGAGGTGAACGGCATCGACGTGGCAGGCAAGTCGCTGGACCAGGTCACGGACATGATGGTGGCCAATAGCCACAACCTCATCATTACCGTCAAGCCGGCCAACCAGCGCAATAATGTGATCCGCAGCAGCAAGGCCTCAGGAAGCTCTGGGGTGTCCACGGACAGCACTCCCAGCCAGCAGACACCCAGCCCAGCTTCCCAGTACCTCAGCAATTGCAGCACAGCCGAGGGGGAAAGCGATGAAGAGGGGGACCTGGTGATCGAGAGTGATTTGCCCACCAGCTGCcccaatggaggcctcctcgacaGCCTACAGCACAGCCTGTCCCTGTACAGCTCTCAAGGCTCCCTTCCTTCCCTGAACAGTCACAGTGGCAGCGGCAGCCCTATCCGGGGTAGTCGTGCAGGCAGCCTCCGGGAAGATGGCACAGTCATCACGCTATAG
- the PARD6A gene encoding partitioning defective 6 homolog alpha isoform X1, whose amino-acid sequence MAKHHRTPARSPEPVIEVKSKFDAEFRRFAMKRSSVGGFQEFYQLIQTVHQIPRVDVLLGYTDIHGDLLPINNDDNYHKALSSANPLLRIIIQKRAEADASVFASNSLQRKKKGLLRPVHQRAKPHLLIGMPQDFRQISSIIDVDILPETHRRVRLHKHGSNKPLGFYIRDGVSVRVAPHGVEKVPGIFISRLVKGGLAESTGLLAVNDEILEVNGIDVAGKSLDQVTDMMVANSHNLIITVKPANQRNNVIRSSKASGSSGVSTDSTPSQQTPSPASQYLSNCSTAEGESDEEGDLVIESDLPTSCPNGGLLDSLQHSLSLYSSQGSLPSLNSHSGSGSPIRGSRAGSLREDGTVITL is encoded by the exons ATGGCCAAGCACCACCGCACGCCGGCGCGCAGCCCGGAGCCCGTCATCGAGGTCAAGAGCAAG TTCGATGCCGAGTTTCGCCGCTTTGCCATGAAGCGCTCCAGTGTGGGTGGCTTCCAGGAATTTTACCAGCTGATCCAGACTGTCCACCAGATCCCCCGCGTAGATGTTTTGCTTGGCTACACGGACATCCATGGTGACTTGCTGCCCATCAACAACGATGACAATTACCACAAGGCACTGTCGTCAGCCAATCCACTACTCCGGATCATCATCCAGAAAAGGG CAGAAGCTGACGCCAGCGTCTTTGCCTCCAACTCCCTGCAGCGGAAGAAAAAGGGGTTGTTGCGCCCAGTGCACCAGCGGGCCAAGCCGCATCTGCTGATCGGGATGCCTCAGGACTTCCGCCAAATCTCCTCCATAATTGATGTGGACATTCTGCCTGAGACCCACCGGCGTGTGAGGCTCCATAAGCATGGGTCTAACAAGCCCCTGGGCTTCTACATCCGGGATGGCGTCAGCGTGCGTGTGGCCCCCCACGGGGTGGAGAAGGTGCCCGGCATCTTCATCTCGCGCCTGGTCAAGGGGGGCCTGGCTGAGAGCACCGGGCTGCTGGCTGTGAACGACGAGATCCTGGAGGTGAACGGCATCGACGTGGCAGGCAAGTCGCTGGACCAGGTCACGGACATGATGGTGGCCAATAGCCACAACCTCATCATTACCGTCAAGCCGGCCAACCAGCGCAATAATGTGATCCGCAGCAGCAAGGCCTCAGGAAGCTCTGGGGTGTCCACGGACAGCACTCCCAGCCAGCAGACACCCAGCCCAGCTTCCCAGTACCTCAGCAATTGCAGCACAGCCGAGGGGGAAAGCGATGAAGAGGGGGACCTGGTGATCGAGAGTGATTTGCCCACCAGCTGCcccaatggaggcctcctcgacaGCCTACAGCACAGCCTGTCCCTGTACAGCTCTCAAGGCTCCCTTCCTTCCCTGAACAGTCACAGTGGCAGCGGCAGCCCTATCCGGGGTAGTCGTGCAGGCAGCCTCCGGGAAGATGGCACAGTCATCACGCTATAG